A segment of the Methanothermococcus thermolithotrophicus DSM 2095 genome:
GCTATATCCTGATGACCATTGTTTGTTAATGTTATATTTATTGTTGTCGGCATTCTATATATTGATGGATTTGAAATTTCCATATCGATGATTTTAATGTTTGGTCCCTGAACTACAACAGTTTTTGGATTAATAACTATATTATTAAATTTGTATCCATTTATATCGGATACTACAACTCCATCTAACCCAATTTCTGAGTTTCCAACATCCAATGCCTTAAAGGTTGCTTTTGCAATGGTTGTTGATGTGTTTATACTTCCATCCATTATACTGAATACAACTTTTCCATCTTCAAAGGTAATGTTTTTAAGGTTTTCTGACGCGTTTATTAAGAACGTAAAGTTTGCGCATTCCAATATTTTTGAATCGTAGGTTAAAACTCCATCCATCCCTTTTACAGGTCTGTTTGCTGTAATGCTGTCTAATGATATATTAACAGTAAATGTTTCATCTGTTTTTGTTAGGTTTGTTGATGGGATTAAGTTTAATGCGATAGGTTCTTCAACTGATTCAACTGTTTTTATATATTTGTTATTGTTTTCATTAATTTCTTTTATTTCTCCATTTGAATCAACTACGGTAACAATTGTATAGTTTTTATTTTCTATCGGCATAAATGTAAAGTTTATGTTTTTTGTTTCTCCAACATTTAATCCTGTAATGGTTTTTGTTCCAAGGTCTTGGGAGTCAATATACAATACTACTGAGAAATTATTTGAAGCGTTTCTTTCACCGATATTTTTAATTGTAATTGATATTGTATTATTTTGATATGATTTTAAGTTTGACACTAAAATATCAGTAATTGTTAAATCTGATCCAGGAATAATTATCTTTGTGATATCTGAATTTTTAACAACGCTGTAACTTTCATTATCCTTGATAGTAACATCCTTTAACTGAGTTGTGGTGTTTCCAACATTTATTATGTTATAAGTAATATTTACTGTGAAATTTGTTGATTTATTAAGGCCATCTATTTTAAAGAAGTCATTTGAGGTATTAAACAAAACAGTCCCTGCGCTTGATGATATATTAACCGGTGTTATTATTGTTTTATCGTAGCTCAGCGTTCCACTAATTTCACTTAGAGTTTCATTTTCTTTTGGGGATATGATTATTGGAACGGTTATATTCTCTCCGAGCTCACCACTTACAGTTGCAGGGGTTATTATATCAGCTATTGGTTTTAGTAGTATTGTTATGTTTGAGTTTTTTAGAGTTAATGGTTCAATATGGAACCCATTTACATCAGACATGACAGTTCCGCTTAATGATACTGCTCCACTTCCCTCATTTAATGTATTAAATGAAAGAGTTGCTATTGTGAAGTTTCCTGTAAAACTATTACTAAACCATAATGAAATCCAAATTTTTCCATTAGATACAGTTATATCATCTTTAGTTGTATGTCCACTTATATCTTTTAGGACGATATTACTTTCAGATATATTCATCATACTTGAGTTATAATTAATATATGTCTCAAAGCCCTCGCACCCGGTATCGTTTGGGACATTTTTTACAACTAAATCCAAATTAAATGAATCCCCAGTATATGCATTTACATTGTCTGGGACTAATTCTACTGATACATCTTCTGCATAACACATCCCAATTAGAGAAATCATCAAAACCGAGAGTGTAAAAAACTTCCACTTCATAATATATCACCCGATATTAAAAAATCAAAATAAATAGAAATAATTAGAATTAAATTAGTAATAATAACTTAATTTGCAGTGTATGGGGTTGCTGTTCCAGTGTCTGGGTCATAACTAAGGAAGTAATGGGTGGTTCTTCCACTGAATGCATCTGGGTGTATGATTGTTCCCAAATCCATTAATACTTCATCTGTATTCATAAGTCCAAATTGCCAGTAATCTTCACTTATACAGAATAATTTACCATTCTGAACTGATTTAAATAAGTCATATCCAGGATGGTCATTTTTGAAGTTCGATAGCCAGTTTGTATTTGATGGCACGACCCAAATATCGGCACCTTTTGCTCTTTCGGCAAATGTTTCATAGTCAATCTTTGCACTGCCTGTTCCAGGATAATCACTGAATATATAGTTCCCATGACAGTCATCCATTATTCCCTTAGCTATATAGGATTGAGCTTTAGGTACATAGGTTCCACCATAGGATGGGTAATTTTTACCCCATGCAACTAGAACAGGTTCTTTGCCTCTTGTTAATCTTCTAACATTTAATGCCTTCTTTTCAACCTTTGTGAAGTATTTGCTTGCCATATCTTCTTTATTGTAGTATGCTGCAAACATCTTGACCCATTCACATCTTGCGAGATATGAATCTTCTAAATATTCTGCATTTGCGATATAAGTAATATTCAAATCGTTACATTTTGCAATAATGGCATCCCCACTGTATCCTGGATATACTAATACCGCCTGTGGAGATATGTTTATTATTATATCATAATTTGGACTGTATGATGAACCAACGTCAACTATGGAGCCGTTATCAAGCCCTTGTTTAATATCGTCGAAATACCATGTGTAGCCTCCACCCCACATGATTCCTTTAACTGAATCAATTACTGAACCATCACTGTTTAATGGTTGCATTAGTGCTATATGAGTAGAGCTCATTACAACTACATTTGTCAATGGAACATTTAGGATTTTATCATATTTTCCATCAGTCCAGGTTGGTATGGATTGAGATGCATTTTTTAATAAGAATTTCTGCCCTGTGGCATCTTCAACTATTTTATATGAGTATGCATCGCCGTTGTATGGATTTACTTCATTTCCATTTTCGTCATAGTATGTAATCTTTATATTTTTGGCATAATGGATAGGTTTTCTCAGACTGTCATAGTTTTTGAACAGATATACCACATCGGCAATATCTATTGAATTATCACAGTTCAAATCTCCATCTTCAAGGTTGAGATTTCTATTTTTGAACAGATATACCACATCGGCAATATCTATTGAGTTGTCTGCATTTACATCGCCTAATCTGTGGTTGTAATCCCCATTTGCAAATGAAGGAGATATACATATTAATAAAGATAATACACTAAGTATTATCATAAGATGAGTATTTATATTTTTCGACATATTACATCACCCAAAAAGTTTTTAAAGTAATATTCTAATCATATATTGTATTTTATTTAGGCTATGCGAGAAGACTTTAAGAAAATTCATA
Coding sequences within it:
- a CDS encoding ABC transporter substrate-binding protein, producing the protein MSKNINTHLMIILSVLSLLICISPSFANGDYNHRLGDVNADNSIDIADVVYLFKNRNLNLEDGDLNCDNSIDIADVVYLFKNYDSLRKPIHYAKNIKITYYDENGNEVNPYNGDAYSYKIVEDATGQKFLLKNASQSIPTWTDGKYDKILNVPLTNVVVMSSTHIALMQPLNSDGSVIDSVKGIMWGGGYTWYFDDIKQGLDNGSIVDVGSSYSPNYDIIINISPQAVLVYPGYSGDAIIAKCNDLNITYIANAEYLEDSYLARCEWVKMFAAYYNKEDMASKYFTKVEKKALNVRRLTRGKEPVLVAWGKNYPSYGGTYVPKAQSYIAKGIMDDCHGNYIFSDYPGTGSAKIDYETFAERAKGADIWVVPSNTNWLSNFKNDHPGYDLFKSVQNGKLFCISEDYWQFGLMNTDEVLMDLGTIIHPDAFSGRTTHYFLSYDPDTGTATPYTAN